One window of the Shimwellia blattae DSM 4481 = NBRC 105725 genome contains the following:
- a CDS encoding 2-hydroxyacid dehydrogenase yields MTSKLLQHGDLPAMLIQQLEDNWGLSNTDTVPPEAWGPFTCLITNGETRIDAALMDKLPALEHIAVFGVGYDQVDISAACARDIAVSHTPGVLTDDVADMAIGMMIACGRQIVGAQKFIEAGQWPNTRYPLTRGFSGARLGILGMGRIGEAIALRASVMNMTIGFFDPMARGTYAWQPYDTLAELASHSDFLMVCVPGGASTRGMVDSAILAALGPEGILINISRGSVVDEPALINALEQGVIAGAGLDVFACEPHVPAALQGCNNIVLTPHMASSTWQTREAMSGLVIDNVRAGLLGAPLITPVPESRRTLVQKVSPAG; encoded by the coding sequence ATGACCAGTAAACTTCTGCAACACGGTGATCTGCCAGCAATGCTGATTCAGCAACTGGAAGACAACTGGGGACTGAGCAATACCGACACCGTCCCCCCGGAGGCCTGGGGGCCCTTTACCTGCCTGATAACCAACGGCGAAACGCGGATCGACGCCGCCCTGATGGACAAGCTCCCCGCCCTGGAGCATATCGCGGTTTTTGGCGTGGGCTATGACCAGGTTGATATTTCTGCCGCCTGCGCCCGGGATATTGCCGTCTCACACACCCCGGGCGTACTCACCGATGATGTTGCCGATATGGCCATCGGCATGATGATAGCCTGCGGCAGGCAGATTGTCGGGGCCCAGAAGTTTATTGAAGCCGGCCAGTGGCCGAACACCCGCTACCCGCTCACCCGCGGGTTCAGCGGTGCCCGGCTTGGCATCCTCGGGATGGGGCGCATAGGTGAAGCCATAGCGCTACGCGCCAGCGTTATGAATATGACCATCGGCTTTTTCGACCCGATGGCCCGGGGCACCTACGCCTGGCAGCCCTATGACACGCTGGCGGAGCTTGCCAGCCACAGCGATTTTCTGATGGTCTGCGTACCCGGCGGGGCCAGCACCCGCGGCATGGTTGACAGCGCCATCCTCGCCGCCCTGGGGCCGGAAGGTATTCTGATTAATATCTCCCGGGGGAGCGTGGTGGACGAGCCCGCCCTGATCAACGCCCTGGAGCAGGGGGTTATCGCCGGTGCCGGGCTGGATGTCTTTGCCTGTGAGCCCCACGTGCCCGCAGCACTACAGGGGTGCAATAACATTGTTCTTACCCCGCACATGGCCAGCTCCACCTGGCAAACCCGCGAAGCCATGTCCGGCCTGGTTATCGATAATGTCCGCGCCGGTCTGCTGGGCGCGCCGCTTATCACCCCGGTGCCGGAAAGCCGCCGCACACTTGTGCAGAAAGTGTCCCCGGCGGGCTGA
- the rnk gene encoding nucleoside diphosphate kinase regulator: MSRPAIIINELDAERLDQLLEQPQYAKLPVADALNAELDRAQMCQPEAMPADVVTMNSQVKFRDLTSGEVRTRTLVYPASLTDSEQQLSVMAPVGAALLGLRVGNTIHWTLPNGNQTNLEVLELIYQPESAGEYHR; encoded by the coding sequence ATGTCCAGACCAGCCATCATCATTAACGAACTCGATGCCGAGCGACTCGACCAGCTACTGGAACAGCCGCAGTACGCCAAATTACCGGTGGCGGATGCGCTGAATGCCGAACTGGATCGTGCCCAGATGTGCCAGCCGGAAGCGATGCCGGCAGATGTCGTCACCATGAACAGCCAGGTGAAATTCCGCGATCTGACCTCCGGAGAGGTGCGCACCCGTACCCTGGTGTACCCGGCCAGCCTGACAGACAGCGAACAACAGCTTTCCGTTATGGCACCGGTTGGCGCCGCACTGCTGGGCCTGCGGGTGGGTAACACCATTCACTGGACCCTGCCAAACGGAAACCAGACCAACCTGGAAGTGCTTGAGCTTATCTACCAGCCGGAATCCGCCGGTGAATATCACCGCTGA
- the ppk1 gene encoding polyphosphate kinase 1: MSQDKLYIEKELSWLSFNERVLQEAADKRNPLIERMRFLGIYSSNLDEFFKVRFADLKRRILINELQSGSAQSRHLLSKIQSRVVKAGQEFDALYNELLLELARNQIFLINERQLSPDQQTWLTHYFRHELRQHITPILLTPETDLVQFLKDDYTYLAVEIIRGTTIHYALLEIPADKLPRFVNLPPESSQRSKSMILLDNILRFCLNDIFSGFFDYDTLNAYSMKMTRDAEYDLVHEMESSMLELMSSSLKQRLTAEPVRFVYQRDMPQELVDTLCRKLSISNFDSIIPGGRYHNFKDFISFPNVGKANLVNRPLPRLRHAGFDHFRNVFDAIREQDILLYYPYYTFEHVLEMLRQASFDPGVVAIKINIYRVAKDSRIIDSMIHAAHNGKKVTVVVELQARFDEEANIHWSRRLTQAGVHVIFSVPGLKIHAKLFLISRREEDKIVRYAHIGTGNFNEKTARVYTDYSLLTADARITNEVRQVFNFIENPYRPVSFNHLIVSPQNSRNILYQLIDNEIAASQRGAPCGITLKLNNLVDRGLIERLYAASGAGVPVNLLVRGMCALVPQLEGVSDNIRVTSIVDRFLEHDRVYIFEDNGARKVILSSADWMTRNIDFRIEVGVVLLDPRLKQRVLDIIGILLSDTTKARIIDKELSNHYVPRGNRRKVRAQQAIYDYIQSLEQPE, encoded by the coding sequence ATGAGCCAGGACAAACTGTATATCGAAAAAGAACTCAGCTGGTTATCCTTTAATGAGCGCGTTCTGCAGGAAGCGGCAGACAAGCGCAACCCGCTGATTGAGCGCATGCGCTTTCTGGGGATTTACTCCAGCAACCTTGATGAGTTTTTTAAAGTCCGTTTTGCCGATCTTAAGCGGCGCATACTGATTAACGAACTGCAAAGCGGCAGCGCCCAGAGCCGCCACCTGTTAAGTAAGATCCAGAGCCGGGTCGTGAAAGCCGGGCAGGAGTTTGACGCCCTGTACAATGAGCTGCTGCTGGAGCTGGCCCGTAATCAGATTTTCCTTATCAATGAGCGCCAGCTCTCCCCCGACCAGCAAACCTGGCTGACCCACTATTTCAGGCATGAACTGCGCCAGCACATTACGCCAATCCTCCTGACCCCGGAAACCGATCTGGTGCAGTTTCTGAAAGATGACTACACCTACCTGGCGGTGGAAATTATTCGCGGCACGACCATTCACTATGCGCTGCTGGAGATCCCGGCAGACAAACTGCCCCGCTTTGTTAACCTGCCGCCGGAGTCATCCCAGCGCAGTAAATCCATGATCCTGCTGGATAACATTCTGCGCTTTTGTCTGAACGATATTTTCAGCGGCTTCTTCGATTACGACACGCTCAACGCCTACTCCATGAAGATGACCCGCGACGCGGAGTACGACCTGGTCCACGAAATGGAGTCCAGCATGCTGGAGCTGATGTCCTCCAGCCTGAAGCAGCGCCTGACCGCCGAGCCGGTGCGCTTTGTCTACCAGCGCGATATGCCACAGGAGCTGGTCGACACCCTGTGCCGCAAGCTCAGCATCTCTAACTTTGACTCGATCATTCCCGGTGGCCGCTACCACAACTTTAAAGACTTCATCAGCTTTCCCAATGTGGGCAAGGCCAACCTGGTTAACCGGCCGCTCCCGCGCCTGCGCCATGCGGGATTCGACCATTTCCGCAACGTTTTCGACGCCATCCGCGAGCAGGATATCCTGCTGTACTACCCCTACTACACCTTTGAGCATGTGCTGGAAATGCTGCGCCAGGCCTCGTTTGACCCGGGCGTCGTGGCGATAAAAATCAACATCTACCGGGTGGCGAAAGACTCGCGGATTATCGACTCCATGATCCATGCAGCCCACAACGGTAAAAAAGTCACCGTGGTGGTTGAGCTCCAGGCCCGGTTTGATGAAGAGGCCAATATCCACTGGTCCCGCCGCCTTACCCAGGCGGGGGTGCATGTGATCTTTTCGGTGCCGGGGCTGAAAATCCACGCCAAATTGTTTCTTATCTCCCGGCGTGAAGAGGACAAAATCGTCCGTTATGCCCATATCGGCACCGGCAACTTTAATGAGAAAACGGCCCGGGTCTATACCGACTACTCCCTGCTCACCGCCGATGCCCGGATAACTAATGAAGTGCGCCAGGTATTTAATTTTATTGAAAACCCCTACCGCCCGGTGAGCTTTAACCACCTGATAGTCTCGCCACAAAACTCGCGCAACATCCTCTACCAGCTTATTGATAACGAAATTGCCGCCAGCCAGCGGGGTGCCCCCTGCGGCATTACCCTGAAGCTGAATAATCTGGTGGATCGCGGGCTGATAGAGCGGCTGTACGCCGCATCAGGCGCGGGGGTTCCGGTTAACCTGCTGGTGCGCGGCATGTGCGCACTGGTGCCGCAACTGGAGGGGGTGAGTGACAATATCCGGGTGACCAGCATTGTTGACCGCTTCCTGGAGCATGACCGGGTCTATATTTTTGAAGATAACGGGGCCAGAAAGGTGATCCTCTCCTCCGCCGACTGGATGACGCGCAACATCGATTTTCGCATCGAGGTGGGTGTCGTTCTGCTGGATCCGCGCCTCAAACAGCGGGTGCTGGATATTATCGGCATTCTGCTCAGCGACACCACCAAGGCCCGCATCATCGACAAAGAACTCAGTAACCACTATGTCCCGCGCGGCAACCGCCGTAAGGTGCGGGCACAGCAGGCGATTTACGATTACATTCAATCACTGGAGCAGCCAGAATAA
- the ppx gene encoding exopolyphosphatase yields the protein MPITTTPRPREFAAIDLGSNSFHMVIARQVDGALQIIGRLKQRVHLADGLDQENLLSEEAIERGLACLALFAERLQGFDPASVSIIGTHTLRQARNAAWFVARAQKVIPYPIEVVSGNEEARLIFMGVAHTQPEKGRKLVIDIGGGSTELVIGEGFTPQLTESRRMGCVSFARRYFANGEISAQHFRQARLAAAQKLESLAWEYRLHGWNVALGASGTIKAINSVLRESGAADGVITPERLDDLVMRVLRYRRVSALDLPGLSEERRQVFAPGLAIMCGIFDALNIKTLRLSDGALREGVLYEMEGRFRHQDIRSRTAESLACQYHIDDDQARRVLDTTLRLYDQWQAQHPKQANPQMEALLKWSAMLHEVGLNINHSGMHHHSAYILENSNLPGFTQQQQNLMAQLVSCSRKSIKKEDLAEKPEAFPAMVRALRLGLLLNNQRQASSRPHTLELKAGKHHWTLRFPPRWLEENALVQLDLEQEQQYWQALDGWRLTVTPEE from the coding sequence ATGCCAATCACCACTACCCCCCGGCCCCGGGAATTCGCGGCTATCGATCTGGGCTCGAACAGCTTCCATATGGTGATAGCCCGCCAGGTTGACGGTGCCCTGCAAATTATCGGCCGCCTTAAGCAGCGTGTTCACCTTGCCGATGGCCTGGACCAGGAGAACCTGCTGAGCGAAGAGGCCATCGAACGCGGACTGGCGTGCCTGGCGCTGTTTGCTGAACGGCTACAGGGGTTTGACCCGGCCAGCGTCAGCATTATCGGCACCCACACCCTGCGCCAGGCCCGCAACGCGGCCTGGTTTGTCGCCCGCGCGCAAAAGGTTATCCCCTATCCGATTGAGGTGGTCTCCGGTAACGAAGAGGCGCGGCTGATTTTTATGGGGGTGGCCCACACCCAGCCGGAAAAAGGCCGCAAACTGGTGATTGATATCGGCGGGGGATCCACGGAGCTGGTTATCGGCGAAGGTTTCACCCCGCAACTGACAGAGAGCCGCCGCATGGGCTGTGTCAGTTTTGCCCGGCGCTATTTCGCAAACGGCGAGATCTCCGCGCAACACTTTCGCCAGGCGCGGCTGGCGGCGGCCCAGAAGCTGGAAAGCCTGGCCTGGGAATACCGGCTACACGGCTGGAACGTGGCCCTTGGCGCCTCCGGCACAATCAAAGCCATCAACAGCGTGCTGCGGGAAAGCGGCGCGGCCGACGGGGTCATCACCCCGGAGCGGCTCGACGATCTGGTCATGCGGGTGCTGCGCTACCGCCGGGTCAGCGCGCTGGATCTCCCCGGGCTATCTGAAGAGCGCAGGCAGGTTTTTGCCCCGGGGCTGGCGATTATGTGCGGCATTTTCGACGCGCTGAATATCAAGACCCTGCGCCTGTCCGACGGAGCCCTCCGGGAAGGGGTGCTGTATGAAATGGAAGGCCGCTTTCGCCACCAGGACATCCGCAGCCGCACCGCAGAGAGCCTGGCCTGCCAGTACCATATCGACGACGATCAGGCCCGGCGGGTGCTGGACACCACGCTGCGGCTGTATGACCAGTGGCAGGCGCAACACCCGAAGCAGGCCAACCCGCAGATGGAGGCCCTGCTGAAGTGGTCCGCCATGCTCCATGAAGTGGGCCTGAATATTAACCACAGCGGCATGCACCACCACTCGGCCTATATTCTGGAAAACAGCAATCTGCCGGGCTTCACCCAGCAGCAGCAAAACCTGATGGCGCAGCTGGTCAGTTGCAGCCGGAAGTCGATAAAAAAAGAGGATCTGGCGGAAAAACCAGAGGCATTCCCCGCCATGGTCAGGGCCCTGCGCCTCGGGTTGTTATTAAATAATCAGCGCCAGGCCAGCAGCCGCCCCCACACTCTGGAACTGAAAGCCGGGAAACACCACTGGACACTGCGTTTCCCGCCCCGCTGGCTGGAGGAAAATGCCCTGGTGCAGCTGGATCTGGAGCAGGAACAGCAATACTGGCAGGCGCTGGACGGCTGGCGCCTCACTGTAACGCCGGAGGAATAG
- a CDS encoding NADPH-dependent oxidoreductase translates to MSDTLDVLRSHRSDRSYLSTPVPDDVLQNIVEAAWRAPTSVNSQQVSLVVVRDPQRRAQLAELAGGQPWIAQAPVFIAVVLDMHKSAMAIREAGKEQVAHLSVESIVSGATDAGIALEAMMAAARAQGLGIVPIGGIRANPQAVTDLLKLPALTFPVVGLTLGYVDKPAPQKPRLPLSSFCHEEFYHEERIAPAIEQYNQTLSEHWRQQQRADGEDWGNNTASYYSHIYFPDVLAAILRQGFRLDK, encoded by the coding sequence ATGTCTGATACTCTCGATGTGCTGCGTTCGCACCGCAGCGACAGAAGCTACCTCTCAACCCCGGTGCCTGATGATGTGCTGCAGAATATTGTTGAGGCAGCATGGCGGGCGCCTACGTCAGTAAACTCCCAGCAGGTGTCGCTGGTGGTGGTCCGCGACCCGCAGCGCCGGGCACAACTTGCGGAGCTGGCGGGCGGCCAGCCGTGGATTGCTCAGGCCCCGGTATTTATTGCCGTGGTGCTGGATATGCATAAATCCGCTATGGCCATTCGCGAAGCGGGCAAGGAGCAGGTGGCCCATCTGAGTGTGGAAAGTATTGTCTCTGGCGCGACCGATGCGGGAATAGCGCTGGAAGCGATGATGGCGGCGGCCCGGGCCCAGGGGCTGGGTATTGTGCCCATCGGCGGGATCCGCGCGAACCCGCAGGCGGTTACCGACCTGCTGAAACTCCCGGCGCTGACCTTCCCGGTGGTAGGGCTAACCCTGGGGTATGTGGATAAACCGGCCCCCCAGAAGCCGCGCCTGCCGTTAAGCAGCTTCTGCCATGAGGAGTTTTACCACGAAGAGCGCATTGCGCCTGCCATTGAGCAGTACAACCAGACGCTGAGCGAGCACTGGCGCCAGCAGCAGCGGGCAGATGGCGAAGACTGGGGCAATAACACCGCCAGCTACTACAGCCATATTTACTTCCCGGATGTGCTGGCGGCGATCCTGCGCCAGGGGTTCCGGCTGGATAAATAA
- a CDS encoding HlyD family secretion protein: MEKRKARAVWLILGLVAVIAAGAWWIMRPAGLPEGFASSNGRIEATEVDIATKIAGRIADITVKEGQFVRKGDILAHMDTRVLNEQRLEAAAQIKEAQSAVAAAHALLAQRQSEMLANEATVRQRQAELNASAKRHTRSTALINRGAVSAQQLDDDRAGAESARASLESARADVSAARAAIEAARTSIIQAETRVEAAQATERRIIADIDDSALKAPRDGRIQYRIAEPGEVLSAGGRVLSMVDLSDVYMTFFLPTSQAGVLALGSEARLILDAAPGLPIPATISFVASVAQFTPKTVETSDERLKLMFRIKARIPPELLAEHLEYVKTGLPGMAYVRLDNQQPWPENLTVRPWQ, from the coding sequence ATGGAAAAACGAAAAGCACGGGCCGTGTGGCTTATTCTCGGGCTGGTGGCGGTTATCGCCGCCGGTGCATGGTGGATAATGCGCCCGGCAGGCTTACCCGAAGGGTTTGCCAGCAGTAACGGGCGCATAGAAGCAACCGAAGTGGATATCGCCACGAAGATAGCCGGGCGTATTGCCGACATTACGGTAAAAGAGGGCCAGTTTGTACGCAAGGGCGACATTCTCGCCCATATGGATACCCGGGTACTGAACGAGCAGCGCCTGGAGGCCGCCGCCCAGATCAAAGAGGCCCAGAGCGCCGTGGCCGCCGCCCATGCCCTGCTGGCACAGCGCCAGAGCGAAATGCTGGCAAATGAGGCCACCGTTCGCCAGCGCCAGGCCGAGCTTAATGCCTCGGCCAAGCGCCACACCCGTTCAACGGCCCTGATCAACCGGGGCGCGGTTTCCGCCCAGCAGCTGGATGACGACCGGGCCGGGGCGGAAAGCGCCCGGGCATCCCTGGAGTCCGCCCGGGCGGATGTCTCCGCCGCCAGAGCCGCCATTGAGGCCGCACGCACCAGCATTATTCAGGCCGAAACCCGGGTAGAAGCCGCCCAGGCCACGGAGCGGCGGATCATTGCCGATATCGATGACAGCGCGCTGAAAGCCCCGCGGGATGGCCGGATCCAGTACCGGATAGCCGAGCCCGGCGAGGTGTTGTCTGCCGGGGGCCGGGTGCTGAGCATGGTGGATTTGTCCGACGTGTATATGACCTTCTTCCTGCCGACCAGCCAGGCGGGTGTACTGGCGCTGGGTAGCGAGGCGCGCCTGATCCTTGACGCCGCCCCCGGCCTGCCCATTCCCGCAACGATAAGTTTCGTGGCAAGTGTGGCGCAGTTTACCCCCAAAACCGTCGAAACCAGCGACGAGCGGTTAAAGCTGATGTTCCGGATCAAAGCGCGTATTCCGCCGGAGCTGCTGGCAGAGCACCTGGAATATGTGAAAACCGGGCTCCCGGGTATGGCTTACGTGCGGCTGGATAACCAGCAACCCTGGCCGGAGAATCTGACCGTGAGGCCCTGGCAATGA
- the rbbA gene encoding ribosome-associated ATPase/putative transporter RbbA, whose product MNPVQGHEPHPPIAILDGVSQHFGATTALNNISVRIPSRCMVGLIGPDGVGKSSLLSLIAGARAIESGNVLVLGGDMRDAAHRRAVCPKIAWMPQGLGKNLYHTLSVYENVDFFARLFGHDKAERETRINELLHSTGLAPFRDRPAGKLSGGMKQKLGLCCALIHDPELLILDEPTTGVDPLSRAQFWDLIDSIRARQSNMSVLVATAYMEEAERFDWLVAMNASEILATGSAEALRTRTHSQTLEQAFIALLPQAQREAHHPVVIPPRDTGTEEIAIEARGLTMRFGDFVAVDHVNFRIPRGEIFGFLGSNGCGKSTTMKMLTGLLPASEGEAWLFGQPVNSDDIATRRRVGYMSQAFSLYSELTVRQNLELHARLFHIPESDIPERVARMSERFMLTSVEDSLPESLPLGIRQRLSLAVAVIHSPEMLILDEPTSGVDPVARDMFWQLMVDLSRKDRVTIFISTHFMNEAQRCDRISLMHAGKVLASDTPDNLVKQRGTDTLEEAFIAWLQEAAETPARPPEEEEVAIPAHTRETTSAPHHAFSLRRLFSYSRRETLELRRDPVRSTLALLGTVILMFIMGYGISMDVEDLRFAVLDRDQSISSQRWAENLSGSRYFIEQPVLTSYDELDHRMRTGELAVAIEIPPGFGRDVARGRPVSIGVWVDGAMPSRAETVRGYVQAMHQGWLQEVVARKAASATGGPLMSIETRYRYNPDVKSLPAIVPAVIPLLLMMIPSMLSALSVVREKELGSIINLYVTPTTRSEFMLGKQLPYIALGMFNFLLLCGLSVFVFGVSHKGSFLTLSLAALLYVTVATGMGLLISTFMKSQIAAVFGTAIITLIPATQFSGMIDPVASLEGPARIIGQIYPTSHFLTIARGTFSKALNLADLWPVFIPLLIAIPVVLGLSILLLKKQEG is encoded by the coding sequence ATGAACCCGGTGCAGGGCCATGAGCCCCACCCGCCGATAGCCATACTCGACGGGGTCAGCCAGCACTTTGGTGCCACCACCGCGCTGAATAATATTTCGGTGCGGATCCCGTCGCGCTGTATGGTCGGGCTTATCGGCCCGGACGGGGTCGGCAAATCCAGCCTGCTGTCGCTGATTGCCGGTGCCCGCGCAATCGAAAGCGGCAACGTGCTGGTGCTGGGCGGCGACATGCGCGATGCGGCCCACCGGCGCGCCGTCTGCCCGAAAATCGCCTGGATGCCGCAGGGGCTGGGAAAGAACCTCTACCATACCCTCTCGGTTTACGAAAACGTCGATTTCTTCGCGCGCCTGTTTGGTCACGACAAAGCCGAGCGGGAAACCCGCATCAATGAGCTGCTGCACAGTACCGGGCTGGCCCCGTTTCGCGACCGCCCGGCGGGCAAGCTCTCCGGCGGTATGAAGCAAAAACTCGGCCTGTGCTGTGCGCTGATTCACGACCCGGAATTGCTGATCCTCGACGAGCCCACCACCGGGGTGGATCCCCTCTCCCGGGCCCAGTTCTGGGATCTGATAGACAGCATCCGCGCCCGGCAAAGCAATATGAGCGTGCTGGTAGCGACCGCCTATATGGAAGAGGCCGAGCGCTTTGACTGGCTGGTTGCCATGAACGCCAGCGAAATTCTCGCCACCGGCAGCGCCGAAGCGCTGCGCACCCGCACCCACAGCCAGACCCTGGAGCAGGCGTTTATCGCCCTGCTGCCGCAGGCCCAGCGGGAGGCCCACCACCCGGTGGTGATCCCGCCGCGCGATACGGGCACAGAGGAGATAGCCATTGAAGCCCGGGGGCTGACCATGCGCTTCGGGGATTTTGTGGCCGTAGACCACGTTAATTTCCGCATTCCGCGCGGTGAGATTTTTGGCTTTCTCGGCTCGAACGGTTGCGGCAAGTCCACCACCATGAAAATGCTCACCGGCCTGCTGCCCGCCAGCGAAGGGGAAGCCTGGCTGTTCGGCCAGCCGGTCAACTCAGACGATATCGCCACCCGCCGCCGGGTGGGCTATATGTCCCAGGCCTTCTCCCTGTACAGCGAGCTGACCGTGCGCCAGAACCTTGAGCTGCACGCCCGGCTGTTCCACATTCCCGAAAGTGACATCCCGGAACGGGTAGCCCGGATGAGCGAGCGCTTTATGCTCACCAGCGTTGAGGATAGCCTGCCGGAGTCGCTCCCCCTCGGGATCCGCCAGCGTCTTTCCCTGGCGGTTGCCGTGATCCACAGCCCGGAAATGCTGATCCTCGATGAGCCCACCTCCGGGGTGGATCCGGTCGCCAGGGATATGTTCTGGCAACTGATGGTGGACTTATCGCGCAAAGATCGGGTGACTATTTTTATCTCGACCCATTTTATGAACGAGGCCCAGCGCTGCGACCGCATCTCGCTGATGCACGCAGGCAAGGTGCTGGCCAGCGATACCCCGGACAACCTGGTTAAACAGCGCGGCACCGACACCCTCGAAGAGGCGTTTATCGCCTGGCTACAGGAGGCGGCAGAGACCCCGGCCCGGCCCCCTGAAGAGGAAGAGGTGGCCATCCCCGCTCACACCCGTGAAACCACCTCCGCCCCCCACCACGCTTTCAGCCTGCGGCGGCTGTTCAGCTACAGCCGCCGGGAAACCCTGGAGCTGCGCCGGGATCCGGTGCGCTCTACCCTGGCGCTGCTGGGCACCGTGATCCTGATGTTTATCATGGGTTACGGGATCAGCATGGATGTGGAAGATCTGCGCTTCGCGGTGCTGGATCGCGATCAGTCCATCAGCAGCCAGCGCTGGGCTGAAAACCTCTCCGGATCGCGCTATTTTATCGAACAGCCTGTCCTCACCAGCTATGACGAGCTCGACCACCGGATGCGCACCGGTGAGCTGGCGGTGGCCATTGAGATCCCCCCGGGCTTTGGCCGGGATGTGGCCCGGGGCCGCCCGGTGAGTATCGGGGTGTGGGTCGACGGCGCCATGCCCAGCCGGGCCGAAACGGTGCGCGGCTATGTGCAGGCCATGCATCAGGGCTGGTTACAGGAGGTGGTGGCCCGTAAAGCCGCCAGCGCCACCGGCGGGCCGCTGATGAGCATTGAAACCCGCTACCGCTACAACCCGGACGTGAAAAGCCTGCCCGCCATTGTACCGGCGGTGATCCCGCTGCTGCTGATGATGATCCCCTCCATGCTCAGCGCCCTGAGTGTGGTGCGTGAAAAAGAGCTTGGCTCCATTATCAATCTCTACGTGACCCCCACCACCCGCAGCGAATTTATGCTCGGCAAACAGCTGCCCTATATTGCGCTGGGGATGTTTAACTTCCTGTTGCTGTGTGGCCTGTCGGTGTTTGTCTTCGGGGTGAGCCACAAGGGGAGCTTCCTGACCCTGAGCCTCGCCGCGCTGCTGTATGTGACTGTCGCCACCGGTATGGGGCTGCTTATCTCCACCTTTATGAAGAGCCAGATTGCCGCCGTGTTTGGTACGGCGATTATCACCCTGATCCCGGCCACCCAGTTCTCCGGCATGATTGACCCGGTGGCCTCCCTTGAAGGGCCGGCGCGTATTATCGGCCAGATCTACCCCACCAGCCATTTTCTGACCATCGCCCGGGGCACCTTCTCCAAGGCGCTGAATCTGGCGGATCTGTGGCCGGTGTTTATTCCGCTGCTGATAGCCATTCCGGTAGTGCTGGGGCTGAGTATCCTGCTGCTGAAAAAACAGGAGGGGTAA
- a CDS encoding ABC transporter permease, with the protein MGTLANIYNLGIKELRSLLCDKAMLALIAFSFTLSVYSSATAMPGTLHLAPIAVADLDQSQLSSRIINAFFRPWFLPPDMITADEMDTGLDTGEYTFAVNIPPNFQRDVLAGRQPEIQVNVDATRMSQAFTGNGYIQNIINSEVNTFIQRYQSSGGSPVDLAVRMRFNPNLEQKWFGGVMAIINNITMLAIVLTGSALIREREHGTIEHLLVMPVTPFEIMLAKIWSMGLVVLVVSGLSLVVMVQGVLQVPIEGSVLLFMLGVALSLFATTSIGIFMGTLARSMPQLGLLMILVLLPLQMLSGGSTPRESMPPLVQDIMLSMPTTHFVSLAQAILYRGAGFAVVWPQFLTLLVIGAVFFGIALLRFRKTIGTMA; encoded by the coding sequence ATGGGCACATTAGCCAATATTTATAACCTCGGGATCAAAGAGCTGCGCAGCCTGCTGTGCGACAAGGCCATGCTGGCGCTGATAGCCTTCAGCTTTACGCTCTCGGTTTACTCTTCAGCCACCGCCATGCCGGGCACCCTGCATCTGGCGCCGATTGCGGTGGCCGATCTGGATCAGTCTCAGTTGTCATCCCGCATTATTAATGCGTTTTTCCGGCCCTGGTTTCTGCCCCCGGACATGATCACCGCCGACGAGATGGACACCGGGCTGGACACGGGCGAGTATACCTTTGCGGTAAATATTCCCCCCAATTTCCAGCGCGATGTGCTGGCCGGTCGCCAGCCGGAAATTCAGGTAAATGTGGACGCCACCCGCATGAGCCAGGCGTTTACCGGCAACGGTTATATTCAGAATATTATTAACAGCGAGGTAAATACGTTTATTCAGCGCTATCAGAGCAGCGGCGGCTCGCCGGTGGATCTGGCGGTGCGCATGCGCTTTAACCCGAACCTTGAACAGAAATGGTTTGGCGGCGTGATGGCGATAATCAACAACATCACCATGCTGGCGATTGTGCTGACCGGCTCGGCGCTGATCCGCGAACGGGAACACGGCACCATAGAGCACCTGCTGGTGATGCCCGTCACCCCGTTTGAAATCATGCTGGCGAAGATCTGGTCTATGGGGCTGGTGGTGCTGGTGGTGTCGGGACTGTCGCTGGTGGTGATGGTGCAGGGGGTGCTACAGGTGCCCATTGAGGGCTCCGTATTGCTGTTTATGCTGGGGGTCGCCCTGAGCCTGTTCGCCACCACGTCCATCGGGATTTTTATGGGGACCCTGGCCCGCTCTATGCCGCAGCTGGGGCTGCTGATGATCCTGGTGCTGCTGCCGCTGCAGATGTTATCCGGCGGCTCTACCCCACGGGAGAGTATGCCGCCGCTGGTGCAGGACATTATGCTGTCGATGCCCACCACCCATTTTGTCAGCCTGGCCCAGGCCATTCTCTACCGGGGTGCCGGTTTTGCCGTGGTCTGGCCCCAGTTTCTGACGCTGCTTGTCATTGGCGCGGTGTTTTTTGGTATTGCCCTTTTGCGTTTTCGCAAAACCATCGGCACGATGGCATAA
- a CDS encoding YoaK family small membrane protein, which yields MRIGILFPVAIFVVAVGFVTWFIAGGYATS from the coding sequence ATGCGTATTGGTATACTGTTTCCGGTAGCGATTTTTGTGGTAGCCGTCGGTTTTGTCACCTGGTTTATTGCCGGTGGTTACGCCACCTCCTGA